A part of Micromonospora chersina genomic DNA contains:
- a CDS encoding NAD-dependent malic enzyme, whose translation MANTRLPSAGFSITIRIAVPADASSIGRLTTAAGEAGAIVTALDVVDSDPAHVIVDLTCDTADSNHADQVVDALTALDGVDVRKVSDRTFLLHLGGKIEVSSKVALRTRDELSRAYTPGVARVCQAIAENPADARRLTIKRNTVAVVSDGSAVLGLGNLGPAASLPVMEGKAALFKRFGGVDAWPVVLDTQDTDEIVQIVKAIAPAYGGINLEDIAAPRCFEIEARLREALDIPVFHDDQHGTAICVLAALTNALRVVGKQLSDVRVVVSGAGAAGTAIMKLLLRQGVGDIIAYDRQGALHRGLPDLNPAWQWLAENTNKENYSGDLPGAIRGADVFIGVSAPNLLTGEDIAGMAKDAIVFALANPDPEVDPREARKHAAVVATGRSDQPNQINNVLAFPGVFRGMLDAHAEEFTEEMAIAAARAIADVVGEDKINPTVIVPSVFDSRVAPAVAAAVRAAAQNPATTPPPAADPGPADLPEIAANASATP comes from the coding sequence GTGGCCAACACCCGACTGCCGAGTGCCGGATTCTCGATCACGATCCGGATCGCGGTACCCGCGGACGCCTCCTCCATCGGGCGGCTCACCACCGCGGCGGGCGAGGCCGGCGCCATCGTCACCGCCCTGGACGTGGTCGACTCCGACCCGGCCCACGTGATCGTCGACCTCACCTGCGACACCGCCGACTCCAACCACGCCGACCAGGTGGTCGACGCGCTGACCGCGCTCGACGGTGTGGACGTCCGCAAGGTCTCCGACCGCACGTTCCTGCTGCACCTCGGCGGCAAGATCGAGGTCAGCTCGAAGGTCGCACTGCGCACCCGCGACGAGCTGTCCCGCGCGTACACCCCGGGGGTGGCCCGGGTCTGCCAGGCGATCGCCGAGAACCCGGCCGACGCCCGCCGGCTCACCATCAAGCGCAACACCGTGGCCGTGGTCAGCGACGGCTCCGCCGTGCTCGGCCTGGGCAACCTCGGGCCGGCCGCCTCGCTGCCCGTCATGGAGGGCAAGGCCGCGCTGTTCAAGCGCTTCGGCGGGGTGGACGCCTGGCCGGTGGTGCTGGACACCCAGGACACCGACGAGATCGTGCAGATCGTCAAGGCGATCGCGCCCGCGTACGGGGGCATCAACCTGGAGGACATCGCCGCGCCGCGCTGCTTCGAGATCGAGGCCCGGCTGCGCGAGGCGCTGGACATCCCGGTCTTCCACGACGACCAGCACGGCACTGCCATCTGCGTGCTGGCCGCGCTGACCAACGCGCTCCGGGTCGTGGGCAAGCAGCTCTCGGACGTCCGCGTCGTGGTCTCCGGCGCCGGCGCGGCCGGCACCGCGATCATGAAGCTGCTGCTGCGGCAGGGCGTGGGCGACATCATCGCGTACGACCGGCAGGGCGCCCTGCACCGCGGGCTGCCCGACCTCAACCCGGCCTGGCAGTGGCTGGCGGAGAACACCAACAAGGAGAACTACTCCGGCGACCTGCCCGGCGCGATCCGGGGGGCTGACGTGTTCATCGGGGTGAGCGCCCCGAACCTGCTCACCGGCGAGGACATCGCCGGCATGGCCAAGGACGCCATCGTCTTCGCGCTGGCCAACCCCGACCCCGAGGTGGACCCGCGGGAGGCCCGCAAGCACGCCGCCGTGGTCGCCACCGGCCGGTCCGACCAGCCGAACCAGATCAACAACGTGCTCGCCTTCCCGGGCGTATTCCGGGGCATGCTCGACGCGCACGCCGAGGAGTTCACCGAGGAGATGGCGATCGCGGCGGCCCGGGCCATCGCGGACGTGGTCGGCGAAGACAAGATCAACCCGACGGTGATCGTGCCGAGCGTCTTCGACTCGCGGGTGGCCCCCGCGGTGGCCGCCGCGGTACGCGCCGCGGCTCAGAACCCGGCCACGACGCCCCCGCCGGCCGCCGACCCGGGCCCGGCCGACCTCCCCGAGATCGCGGCCAACGCCAGCGCCACCCCCTGA
- the dapF gene encoding diaminopimelate epimerase: MEFTKGHGTGNDFVILPDPDGALDLTPGLVAALCDRRRGIGGDGVLRVVRAAKHPEGAALAGEAEWFMDYWNSDGSFAEMCGNGARVFVRYLLETGLATPSGAALPVATRAGLVRARVEGAEVAVEMRRPRLYDTATATVGGLTLTGAAVDVGNPHLVCALPASLDLGGLDLTRAPDVDPSLFPSGVNVEFTTPGEPVEGTDGHVLMRVYERGSAETLSCGTGACAVAAVALRDAGRETGTMTVDVPGGRLTITITDDTCWLSGPAVLVATGEITLPPPS; encoded by the coding sequence GTGGAGTTCACCAAGGGCCACGGCACCGGCAACGACTTCGTCATCCTGCCCGACCCGGACGGGGCGCTCGACCTGACGCCCGGCCTGGTCGCCGCGCTCTGCGACAGGCGGCGCGGCATCGGGGGCGACGGTGTGCTGCGCGTGGTACGCGCCGCCAAGCACCCGGAGGGCGCGGCGCTGGCCGGCGAGGCCGAGTGGTTCATGGACTACTGGAACTCCGACGGCTCGTTCGCCGAGATGTGCGGCAACGGCGCCCGGGTCTTCGTGCGCTACCTCCTGGAGACCGGGCTCGCCACCCCGTCCGGCGCGGCGCTGCCGGTGGCCACCCGCGCCGGCCTGGTCCGCGCCCGGGTCGAGGGCGCCGAGGTCGCCGTCGAGATGCGCCGCCCCCGGCTGTACGACACGGCGACCGCCACGGTGGGCGGGCTCACCCTGACCGGCGCGGCGGTGGACGTGGGCAACCCGCACCTGGTCTGCGCGCTGCCGGCCAGCCTGGACCTGGGCGGCCTGGACCTCACCCGGGCGCCCGACGTCGACCCGTCCCTCTTCCCGTCCGGGGTGAACGTCGAGTTCACCACCCCCGGCGAGCCGGTCGAGGGCACCGACGGGCACGTGCTCATGCGGGTCTACGAGCGGGGCTCGGCCGAGACGCTCTCCTGCGGCACCGGCGCGTGCGCGGTGGCGGCGGTGGCCCTGCGCGACGCCGGCCGGGAGACCGGCACGATGACCGTCGACGTCCCCGGCGGCCGCCTCACGATCACGATCACCGACGACACCTGCTGGCTCTCCGGCCCCGCCGTCCTGGTGGCAACCGGCGAGATCACCCTGCCCCCGCCGAGTTGA
- the miaA gene encoding tRNA (adenosine(37)-N6)-dimethylallyltransferase MiaA produces MAGAGRRGPRGGRRLARRRQLPPGPLRRCLLRGELGEGVSRTVVAVVGPTAAGKSALSIALAHALDGEVVNADSMQLYRGMDIGTAKLTPAEREGVPHHLLDIWPVTEPASVAEYQRLARAAVDDILARGKVPLLVGGSGLYVRAVLEHFEFPGTDPAVRERLEAELATVGPAPLHARLAEADPVAAAGILPSNGRRIVRALEVVELTGAPFTASLPAPTPYYPSVQLGVDLDTALLDERIALRVDRMWADGLVAETRALVGEGLPEGRTASRALGYQQVLRFLAGELTETQAYEETIRATRRFVRRQRSWFRRDPRIHWLDSASPAFVDTALRVVAEHRE; encoded by the coding sequence CTGGCAGGTGCTGGCCGGCGCGGCCCGCGCGGCGGGCGGCGACTGGCGCGGCGACGTCAGCTACCACCGGGCCCCCTACGGCGTTGCCTACTTCGTGGCGAACTGGGAGAAGGTGTGAGTCGAACGGTCGTCGCCGTCGTCGGGCCGACCGCGGCGGGCAAGTCGGCGCTGAGCATCGCCCTGGCGCACGCCCTCGACGGCGAGGTGGTCAACGCCGACTCGATGCAGCTCTACCGGGGCATGGACATCGGCACCGCCAAGCTGACCCCGGCCGAGCGGGAGGGCGTGCCGCACCACCTGCTCGACATCTGGCCCGTCACCGAGCCGGCCAGCGTCGCCGAATACCAGCGGCTGGCCCGCGCGGCGGTCGACGACATCCTGGCCCGGGGCAAGGTGCCGCTGCTGGTCGGCGGCTCCGGGCTCTACGTACGGGCGGTGCTGGAGCACTTCGAGTTCCCCGGCACCGACCCGGCGGTCCGGGAGCGGCTGGAGGCGGAGCTGGCCACTGTCGGCCCCGCCCCGCTGCACGCCCGGCTGGCCGAGGCCGACCCGGTGGCCGCGGCGGGAATCCTGCCGAGCAACGGCCGGCGCATCGTCCGGGCCCTGGAGGTCGTGGAGCTGACCGGCGCCCCGTTCACCGCGTCGCTGCCCGCGCCGACGCCGTACTACCCGTCGGTGCAGCTCGGCGTCGACCTGGACACCGCGCTGCTCGACGAGCGGATCGCGCTGCGGGTGGACCGGATGTGGGCCGACGGCCTGGTCGCCGAGACGCGGGCGCTCGTCGGCGAGGGCCTGCCCGAGGGGCGTACGGCCAGCCGGGCGCTCGGCTACCAGCAGGTGCTGCGGTTCCTGGCCGGGGAGCTGACCGAGACGCAGGCGTACGAGGAGACCATCCGGGCCACCCGGCGGTTCGTCCGCCGGCAGCGCTCCTGGTTCCGCCGCGACCCGCGGATCCACTGGCTCGACTCGGCCTCGCCCGCGTTTGTCGACACTGCGCTGCGGGTGGTCGCCGAGCATCGGGAATGA
- a CDS encoding DUF349 domain-containing protein, translating to MSDWTAFGRVDEDGTVYVKTAEGERVVGSWQAGAPEEGLAHFARRFADLVTEVDLTEARLNSGAADAGHSLTTIRRIRASLPEAHVVGDIDALAARLDKLATVAEEKAGEARAARDAARGEALARKTALVEEAEKLAAESTGWKTAGDRLKEILDEWKTIRGVDKKADGELWKRFAAARDGFTRRRGAHFASLDQQRKQAQGIKEELVAEAEKLKESTDWGATANQLKDLMAQWKAAPRASKEAEQKLWERFRAAQDEFFTRRSEVFSARDNEQRANLERKQALLAEAEALDVDGDPKGAQAKLREIQAQWHEAGRVPREAAAGLERRLRAVDDKVREVMDSAWRRTSKEDNPLLAQMRAQVAEAEDRLARAQAAGDTRRIKEAEQALASKRQFLQLAEQAG from the coding sequence ATGAGCGACTGGACTGCCTTCGGACGGGTCGACGAGGACGGCACCGTCTACGTCAAGACCGCCGAGGGCGAGCGGGTGGTCGGATCCTGGCAGGCAGGGGCACCGGAGGAAGGGCTCGCCCACTTCGCCCGGCGCTTCGCCGACCTGGTGACGGAGGTGGACCTGACCGAGGCCCGGCTCAACTCGGGCGCGGCCGACGCCGGCCACTCGCTGACCACGATCCGGCGGATCCGCGCCTCGCTGCCCGAGGCGCACGTCGTCGGCGACATCGACGCCCTGGCCGCGCGCCTGGACAAGCTGGCCACGGTGGCCGAGGAGAAGGCCGGCGAGGCCCGGGCCGCCCGGGACGCCGCCCGCGGCGAGGCCCTCGCGCGCAAGACCGCCCTGGTCGAGGAGGCGGAGAAGCTGGCCGCCGAGTCGACCGGCTGGAAGACCGCCGGCGACCGGCTCAAGGAGATCCTCGACGAGTGGAAGACCATCCGCGGGGTCGACAAGAAGGCCGACGGTGAGCTGTGGAAGCGGTTCGCCGCCGCACGCGACGGCTTCACCCGCCGCCGGGGCGCCCACTTCGCCTCCCTCGACCAGCAGCGCAAGCAGGCGCAGGGGATCAAGGAGGAACTGGTCGCCGAGGCCGAGAAGCTCAAGGAGTCGACCGACTGGGGCGCCACCGCCAACCAGCTCAAGGACCTGATGGCCCAGTGGAAGGCCGCGCCGCGCGCCTCCAAGGAGGCCGAGCAGAAGCTGTGGGAACGGTTCCGGGCGGCGCAGGACGAGTTCTTCACCCGGCGCAGCGAGGTCTTCTCGGCGCGCGACAACGAGCAGCGGGCCAACCTGGAGCGCAAGCAGGCCCTGCTCGCCGAGGCCGAGGCGCTCGACGTCGACGGCGACCCGAAGGGCGCCCAGGCGAAGCTGCGCGAGATCCAGGCGCAGTGGCACGAGGCCGGCCGGGTCCCCCGCGAGGCCGCCGCCGGGCTGGAGCGCCGGCTGCGCGCCGTGGACGACAAGGTCCGCGAGGTCATGGACTCGGCGTGGCGGCGCACCTCCAAGGAGGACAACCCGCTGCTGGCCCAGATGCGGGCCCAGGTCGCCGAGGCCGAGGACCGGCTGGCCCGGGCGCAGGCGGCCGGCGACACCCGCCGGATCAAGGAGGCCGAGCAGGCGCTCGCTTCGAAGCGGCAGTTCCTCCAGCTGGCCGAGCAGGCCGGCTGA
- a CDS encoding FG-GAP-like repeat-containing protein: MRVTAGYRDHRRTLSALVLLALVAVLAPAAPAWALGLSAPKTVTATALSHEQIRLTWTAGTGATGYRVLRSGSSGGPYQQVASTDQREWTDGGLTAASRYWYVVVSTSGDLASRPSREVSATTWINPPRGVRATGAPDRITLSWEPSPGATGYTVLRWNNGSYESRGDTTGTSFVDTAVTTGPEYLYRVRAVSAASSNDSAEVWARVGAPSSITLTVSPARTEAGQAALLTAKVVAADPDTPTFLGGVYFYADGQALQGAWLDSAGRAEIVTSLPVGAHTLHAQFAGSQTPAVGASASAAVAHTVVPAYGQVNYGSYRTYGFGTVIPSSVAVADVTGDGRGDLLMGTYTYAELPEDNCKLLVLAQRPDGTLAPPQVLDTHGYPNGTVVLATGDVDADGDTDVAAIANSGVDVFLQQAGGLAAPVLLPLATRPADLRLADLDADGRADLVVAEQDRLTVHRSVDGRTFAPPVLVDDGYDRGLVDTADLDGDGRRDIVQLTNTTATLEVFTQTAEGNFARAGAYPVPDGTARGVGSMAAGDLTGDGRADVAVTAGGNKPASRLLVFPQTGAGALGAPVAYPHYDIPQPVVLADVNGDALLDAVTAHGGWQAAGVSLQRPDGQLGRERLWGLPYASSYPGRGLAVGDLTGDGRPDLVLADYNSGLVVLPQV; the protein is encoded by the coding sequence ATGCGTGTGACAGCCGGGTACCGGGACCACCGGCGAACACTGTCAGCCCTGGTGCTGCTCGCCCTCGTGGCGGTGCTGGCGCCGGCCGCGCCGGCCTGGGCGCTCGGGCTGTCCGCGCCGAAGACCGTCACCGCGACGGCGCTCTCCCACGAGCAGATCCGGCTCACCTGGACGGCGGGCACCGGCGCCACCGGCTACCGGGTGCTGCGGTCCGGCAGCAGCGGCGGGCCCTACCAGCAGGTCGCGTCCACCGACCAGCGGGAGTGGACCGACGGGGGTCTCACGGCGGCCAGCCGCTACTGGTACGTCGTGGTGAGCACCAGCGGCGACCTGGCCTCGCGGCCGTCCCGCGAGGTGAGCGCGACGACCTGGATCAACCCGCCGCGGGGCGTCCGGGCCACCGGCGCGCCCGACCGGATCACGCTGTCCTGGGAGCCGAGCCCGGGCGCGACCGGCTACACGGTGCTGCGCTGGAACAACGGCAGCTACGAGAGCCGGGGCGACACGACGGGCACGAGCTTCGTCGACACGGCGGTGACCACCGGCCCCGAGTACCTCTACCGGGTCCGGGCCGTCTCGGCCGCGTCGAGCAACGATTCCGCCGAGGTCTGGGCCCGAGTCGGCGCGCCGAGCAGCATCACCCTGACCGTCTCGCCGGCGCGTACCGAGGCGGGGCAGGCCGCGCTGCTGACCGCGAAGGTCGTCGCCGCCGACCCGGACACCCCGACGTTCCTCGGCGGCGTGTACTTCTACGCGGACGGCCAGGCGCTCCAGGGCGCCTGGCTCGACTCCGCCGGCCGGGCCGAGATCGTCACGAGCCTGCCGGTCGGCGCCCACACCCTGCACGCCCAGTTCGCCGGCAGCCAGACACCGGCCGTCGGCGCCAGTGCCTCGGCCGCCGTCGCGCACACCGTCGTGCCCGCGTACGGCCAGGTGAACTACGGCTCCTACCGCACCTACGGCTTCGGCACGGTGATCCCGTCGAGCGTGGCCGTGGCGGACGTGACCGGCGACGGCCGGGGCGACCTGCTGATGGGCACCTACACCTACGCGGAGCTGCCGGAGGACAACTGCAAGCTCCTCGTACTCGCCCAGCGGCCCGACGGCACCCTCGCCCCGCCGCAGGTCCTCGACACGCACGGCTACCCGAACGGGACGGTGGTGCTCGCCACCGGCGACGTGGACGCCGACGGCGACACCGACGTCGCGGCGATCGCGAACTCCGGGGTGGACGTGTTCCTGCAACAGGCCGGCGGCCTGGCCGCACCGGTCCTGCTGCCGTTGGCGACCCGTCCCGCCGACCTGCGGCTGGCCGATCTGGACGCCGACGGCCGGGCCGACCTGGTCGTCGCCGAGCAGGACCGGCTGACCGTGCACCGCAGCGTGGACGGCCGGACCTTCGCCCCGCCGGTCCTCGTCGACGACGGCTACGACCGGGGGCTGGTGGACACCGCCGACCTGGACGGTGACGGCCGCCGCGACATCGTCCAGTTGACAAACACCACGGCGACGTTGGAGGTCTTCACCCAGACCGCCGAGGGGAACTTCGCCCGCGCCGGCGCGTACCCGGTCCCCGACGGGACCGCCCGGGGCGTCGGGTCGATGGCGGCCGGCGACCTGACCGGGGACGGGCGGGCGGACGTCGCGGTGACGGCGGGCGGCAACAAGCCCGCCTCCCGGCTCCTGGTGTTCCCGCAGACCGGCGCCGGCGCCCTCGGCGCCCCGGTCGCCTACCCGCACTACGACATCCCCCAGCCGGTGGTGCTGGCCGACGTGAACGGCGACGCCCTGCTCGACGCGGTGACCGCGCACGGCGGCTGGCAGGCGGCGGGGGTCTCGTTGCAGCGCCCGGACGGCCAGCTCGGCCGCGAGCGCCTGTGGGGCCTGCCCTACGCCAGCAGCTACCCCGGACGGGGCCTCGCCGTCGGCGACCTCACCGGCGACGGCCGGCCGGACCTCGTCCTCGCCGACTACAACAGCGGGCTCGTGGTGCTGCCGCAGGTCTGA
- a CDS encoding cellulase family glycosylhydrolase, whose amino-acid sequence MHRPTALGGALAALATAAAGVLVAAAVSTTPAAAATGGTGTGYLHTSGNKIVDSTGATVRLTGINWFGMETDNKTFHGLWSSNPWRGQLDTMARLGYNTLRIPYSNDALKPGATATGINDFVNPDLVGLSPLQILDKVIDYAGSKGMRVILDRHRPTSAGQSPLWYTSTVSEATWIADWKTLAQRYANNPTVIGADLHNEPHAEGTNPAATGACWGCGDTARDWRLAAERAGNAILGVQPNWLIFVEGVSCPSGGLSNVWDNDPSNDEDCGWWGGNLSKAGQFPVRLNVANRLVYSPHEYATSVYHQAWFDDPTYPANMPAIWDKYWGYLYKQNIAPIMMGEFGTTLQDPKDKVWLQNLMAYTGTGVNGMSFTYWSWNPNSGDTGGIANDDWTTINQAKQDILQPYLIPPVGGGGTTSPSPTGTPNTSPNPTTPAPTGGCTATYKQVNAWQGGFQGELTVKNSGTAALNPWSATWTWPSGVTLASGWNATVTQSGTTVTAAAPTWASSLAPGASVTIGFTANGTVAAPGAVKLNGTAC is encoded by the coding sequence ATGCACCGACCCACCGCCCTCGGCGGCGCCCTCGCGGCGCTCGCCACCGCCGCGGCCGGCGTCCTCGTCGCCGCCGCCGTCAGCACCACACCGGCCGCCGCCGCCACCGGCGGCACCGGCACCGGCTACCTGCACACCAGTGGCAACAAGATCGTCGACAGCACGGGGGCCACGGTCCGGCTCACCGGCATCAACTGGTTCGGCATGGAAACCGACAACAAGACCTTCCACGGTCTGTGGTCGAGCAACCCGTGGCGCGGCCAGCTCGACACGATGGCCCGGCTGGGCTACAACACGCTGCGCATCCCCTACTCGAACGACGCGCTGAAGCCGGGCGCGACGGCCACCGGCATCAACGACTTCGTCAACCCGGACCTGGTCGGCCTGTCCCCGTTGCAGATCCTCGACAAGGTCATCGACTACGCGGGCAGCAAGGGGATGCGGGTCATCCTGGACCGGCACCGGCCGACCTCGGCCGGGCAGTCGCCGCTCTGGTACACCTCGACGGTCTCCGAGGCGACGTGGATCGCCGACTGGAAGACGCTCGCCCAGCGGTACGCGAACAACCCCACGGTGATCGGCGCGGACCTGCACAACGAGCCGCACGCGGAGGGCACCAACCCGGCGGCCACCGGAGCCTGCTGGGGCTGCGGCGACACCGCGCGGGACTGGCGGCTGGCCGCCGAGCGGGCCGGCAACGCGATCCTCGGGGTGCAGCCGAACTGGCTGATCTTCGTGGAGGGGGTGAGCTGCCCGAGCGGCGGCCTGTCGAACGTCTGGGACAACGACCCGAGCAACGACGAGGACTGCGGCTGGTGGGGCGGCAACCTGTCGAAGGCCGGTCAGTTCCCGGTCCGGCTGAACGTGGCCAACCGGCTCGTCTACTCCCCGCACGAGTACGCCACCTCGGTCTACCACCAGGCGTGGTTCGACGACCCGACCTACCCGGCGAACATGCCGGCGATCTGGGACAAGTACTGGGGCTACCTCTACAAGCAGAACATCGCGCCGATCATGATGGGCGAGTTCGGCACCACGCTCCAGGACCCGAAGGACAAGGTCTGGCTGCAGAACCTGATGGCGTACACCGGGACCGGCGTGAACGGCATGTCCTTCACCTACTGGTCGTGGAACCCGAACTCGGGTGACACGGGCGGCATCGCCAACGACGACTGGACCACCATCAACCAGGCCAAGCAGGACATCCTCCAGCCCTACCTGATCCCGCCGGTGGGTGGCGGCGGCACCACCAGCCCGTCGCCGACGGGCACCCCGAACACGTCGCCGAACCCGACCACGCCGGCGCCGACGGGCGGCTGCACGGCCACGTACAAGCAGGTGAACGCGTGGCAGGGCGGCTTCCAGGGCGAGCTGACCGTGAAGAACAGCGGCACTGCCGCGCTCAACCCGTGGTCGGCCACCTGGACCTGGCCGTCCGGAGTGACCCTGGCCAGCGGCTGGAACGCCACCGTCACCCAGTCCGGCACCACGGTCACCGCCGCCGCGCCGACCTGGGCGTCGTCGCTGGCGCCGGGCGCCTCGGTGACCATCGGCTTCACGGCCAACGGCACGGTGGCCGCGCCGGGCGCCGTGAAGCTCAACGGCACCGCCTGCTGA
- the miaB gene encoding tRNA (N6-isopentenyl adenosine(37)-C2)-methylthiotransferase MiaB, whose amino-acid sequence MTTAAAGSPRTYQVRTYGCQMNVHDSERISGLLEQAGYVRAAEADEQPDVVVFNTCAVRENADNRLYGNLGHLRPVKDKHPGMQIAVGGCLAQKDRGDIVRKAPWVDVVFGTHNIGSLPVLLERARHNTAAEVEILESLDVFPSTLPTRRESTYAGWVSISVGCNNTCTFCIVPSLRGKEKDRRPGDILSEVRALVDEGVLEVTLLGQNVNSYGVEFGDRYAFGKLLRACGDIEGLERVRFTSPHPKDFTDDVIAAMAETPNVCHSLHMPLQSGSDDVLRAMRRSYRSEKYLGIIEKVRAAMPDAAITTDIIVGFPGETDADFEKTLDVVREARFSSAFTFQYSKRPGTPAATMDGQLPKQVVQERYERLIATVEEITWAENRKLVGETVEVLVAVGEGRKDERTGRLSGRARDGRLVHFDAGSLAGQVRPGDIVHTTVTYAAPHHLNADGEPLSHRRTRAGDAAEAGRAPRTPGVLLGLPTIGAPAAAPAPTGGCAAH is encoded by the coding sequence ATGACTACCGCAGCCGCGGGCAGCCCGCGCACCTACCAGGTGCGCACGTACGGCTGCCAGATGAACGTGCACGACTCCGAGCGCATCTCCGGCCTGCTCGAACAGGCCGGCTACGTGCGCGCCGCCGAGGCCGACGAGCAGCCCGACGTGGTGGTGTTCAACACCTGCGCGGTCCGGGAGAACGCCGACAACCGGCTCTACGGCAACCTGGGTCACCTGCGCCCCGTCAAGGACAAGCACCCGGGGATGCAGATCGCCGTGGGCGGCTGCCTGGCTCAGAAGGACCGCGGCGACATCGTCCGCAAGGCGCCCTGGGTGGACGTGGTCTTCGGCACGCACAACATCGGCTCGCTGCCGGTGCTGCTGGAGCGCGCGCGGCACAACACCGCCGCCGAGGTGGAGATCCTCGAATCCCTCGACGTCTTCCCGTCGACGCTGCCGACCCGGCGCGAGTCGACGTACGCCGGCTGGGTGTCGATCTCGGTGGGGTGCAACAACACCTGCACGTTCTGCATCGTGCCCTCGCTGCGCGGCAAGGAGAAGGACCGGCGCCCCGGCGACATCCTCTCCGAGGTGCGCGCCCTGGTCGACGAGGGCGTGCTGGAGGTGACCCTGCTCGGGCAGAACGTCAACTCCTACGGCGTCGAGTTCGGCGACCGCTACGCCTTCGGCAAGCTGCTGCGCGCCTGCGGCGACATCGAGGGGCTGGAGCGGGTCCGGTTCACCAGCCCGCACCCGAAGGACTTCACCGACGACGTGATCGCCGCGATGGCCGAGACGCCGAACGTCTGCCACTCGCTGCACATGCCGCTCCAGTCGGGCTCCGACGACGTGCTGCGGGCCATGCGCCGGTCGTACCGGTCGGAGAAGTACCTGGGGATCATCGAGAAGGTCCGGGCCGCCATGCCCGACGCGGCGATCACCACCGACATCATCGTCGGCTTCCCCGGCGAGACCGACGCCGACTTCGAGAAGACCCTCGACGTGGTCCGCGAGGCCCGCTTCTCGTCCGCGTTCACCTTCCAGTACTCCAAGCGCCCCGGCACCCCGGCCGCGACCATGGACGGCCAGCTGCCCAAGCAGGTCGTGCAGGAGCGGTACGAGCGGCTCATCGCCACGGTCGAGGAGATCACCTGGGCGGAGAACCGGAAGCTGGTCGGGGAGACCGTCGAGGTGCTGGTCGCGGTCGGCGAGGGGCGCAAGGACGAGCGCACCGGCCGGCTGTCCGGCCGGGCCCGGGACGGCCGGCTCGTGCACTTCGACGCCGGGTCGCTGGCCGGGCAGGTCCGCCCCGGCGACATCGTGCACACCACTGTCACCTACGCCGCCCCGCACCACCTCAACGCCGACGGTGAGCCGCTGTCGCACCGGCGCACCCGGGCCGGCGACGCGGCCGAGGCGGGGCGCGCCCCGCGTACCCCCGGGGTGTTGCTCGGGCTGCCGACGATCGGCGCGCCGGCCGCGGCGCCCGCCCCCACCGGCGGCTGCGCCGCGCACTGA
- the selD gene encoding selenide, water dikinase SelD, which yields MTVPLRLTDYARGGGCACKIPPGELETMVAGLGPATGTADLLVGLEHGDDAAVVRLDERTGLVSTADFFTPVVDDAYDWGRIAAANALSDVYAMGGTPLVALNLLCWPREVLPLELAREVLRGGQDVAREAGCHLAGGHSVDDDGPKYGLAVTGVVRPEELITLDAGRASLPLSLTKPLGVGVLNTRHKRTGERFAEAVASMARLNRDAARAAVAAGIRCGTDVTGFGLLGHASKLARASRLTVAIDAAAVPYLPGARKALRDGYVSGGTRRNLDWVTPWTDFGGVDEGERLLLADAQTSGGLLVAGEVPGGTVIGELLPASEHLIQVR from the coding sequence ATGACGGTGCCGCTCCGGTTGACCGATTACGCCCGCGGCGGCGGCTGCGCCTGCAAGATCCCGCCGGGCGAGCTGGAGACGATGGTCGCCGGCCTCGGCCCGGCCACCGGCACCGCCGACCTGCTCGTCGGTCTGGAGCACGGCGACGACGCCGCGGTGGTCCGGCTGGACGAGCGCACCGGCCTGGTCAGCACCGCGGACTTCTTCACCCCGGTGGTCGACGACGCGTACGACTGGGGGCGGATCGCCGCCGCCAACGCGCTCTCCGACGTGTACGCCATGGGCGGCACCCCGCTCGTCGCGCTCAACCTGCTCTGCTGGCCCCGTGAGGTGCTGCCCCTGGAGTTGGCCCGGGAGGTGCTGCGCGGCGGTCAGGACGTGGCCCGGGAGGCCGGCTGCCACCTGGCCGGCGGGCACAGCGTCGACGACGACGGTCCGAAGTACGGCCTCGCGGTCACCGGCGTGGTCCGGCCCGAGGAACTGATCACCCTGGACGCCGGCCGGGCCAGCCTGCCGTTGTCGCTGACGAAGCCGCTCGGGGTCGGCGTGCTGAACACGCGGCACAAGCGGACCGGGGAGCGGTTCGCCGAGGCGGTCGCCTCGATGGCCCGGCTCAACCGGGACGCGGCCCGGGCGGCGGTCGCGGCGGGGATCCGCTGCGGCACCGACGTGACCGGGTTCGGGCTGCTCGGGCACGCCTCGAAGCTGGCCCGGGCGAGCCGGCTCACCGTGGCGATCGACGCGGCCGCGGTGCCGTACCTGCCGGGTGCCCGGAAGGCGCTGCGCGACGGGTACGTCAGCGGCGGCACCCGGCGCAACCTCGACTGGGTGACCCCGTGGACCGACTTCGGCGGGGTCGACGAGGGGGAGCGGCTGCTGCTGGCCGACGCGCAGACCTCGGGCGGGCTGCTGGTCGCGGGCGAGGTCCCGGGCGGCACGGTGATCGGTGAGCTGCTACCGGCGAGCGAGCACCTGATCCAGGTCCGGTGA